A stretch of DNA from Pygocentrus nattereri isolate fPygNat1 chromosome 14, fPygNat1.pri, whole genome shotgun sequence:
CTCTAACACTAACATCTCATATACATATTGTTAATGTTAACTTCAGCAACTAGTTGCTATGATTTGTTATGGTGATTTTCTCACTTTACGAGCAGCGTTTGAAAGAATCGTTAGTACCAACTCACCTGAAAAACGGGTTCTTCAGATCCAGCAGGTTGCTGGACTTGGAgcctgtctgatccacttgagCAACAATGCTAATGTCATAGCTTTGCCTAAAGGAAACACACCATGCAAAAAGCAGACTCGTTAAATCAACAGTTTGGTGAAAAGTCAAATTTACCCCGTATCAAATATTGAACTACTGCATAGAACACACATAAATCGATGACTTACATCAAACCATTTGcactttgatgtttattaaaatgcatttttatgagaAAAGGCTCTGTTTTGTGAAACTTTAAGTTCCATATATGTTTGGGGAAGTAAAAGCCCACCTCTTGTTAGCGATGAGGAGAGCTGTGCCTGACATTGTGTCTCCAGCCTTGGCAAAGAGCGGTGACTGTAGCAGACAGCGAACCTGATACCAATGAGTGAGGGGCTCTGTAGGTGCTGTGGAGAGCCACACCGTCATCCTGTCCAGAGagtgaaaatgtgtggaaaaaaTTGGAgacataaagaaaaagaaagtgtgtTGCTGGAATTGTGACAGACATCTATCACATgacaaaaacttttttaaagaaaatgtatacTGTAGAGTCATAACAGTTAGTCTATTATCAGTCAAAGACACATGCTGTGACCACTAAAGTGCTCTAAAGATGTGATCCTCCTGCCAGCTGGCAACACAACACAACCTTTACTCTGATGTGCTGTCACACATTGTTAGaaggggcttttattttgacacactGCAGAGCTTTGTAGAGCAATACATCATGTATTtcacatttgcaaaaaatgcTCATTTCACCTCCTTAAACAAAAATCTGCATGTAATGTGATCATTGATTATAAGCTGTATCTTGAACATGGAGTGAGAATTTCAAGTGAATCATGTTTTGGAATAAGATTTCTATTTTAGAAACAGCACTGACAGTGGATCAGTCACGTCTAGCAGATACCGTTTACCAAGTTTAGTATGCCGTGCTGATCCAGCGTACCAAATCAGTGCGACATTAGTTCATAAGGAAAACGAGCCTCTGTATATAACTTATTCACTTTGGAAGtccttataaataaaatatatgatcaacaaatgaaatactgtgtacatttttctcctAATGTTATGACTGATAAGGGGGTGCTGTTAAAGGTCCCATGCCCACACTACTCAACAAAATCTAATCAACATTCTCTGTGGCGATCGAATATCAAATTCAAAGAGCTTTTTTAAGGTCTCTGTTCTTTAACCGCAACACTTGGCGCATTCGAATCAGCCTCAGCTGACCTCAAgggaaaatcaaaacaaaaacaagctctGAAATggtacattacattataaatatgATGTTCTGAGTGCACTTACACAGATCCCATGAACGCCACGTCAAACCAGAAGGCCAAGCCATGCACCAGCCCTGAGTGCATCATGTGAAACTTGAATGGGATCTCTATcctgagagagaagaaacaaaaacaaaaaaccactAAATTCTGGAGCTTATTCAATTCAGTCTGGGAAACTGAAAGGCATGCTTGCTTAGTATTGATAAACAAGAGTTTATCTGATAAATCCAACATCAAAACTTATGAGTAGGGAACAAGTTGACAACCCATGTGGTCGAGTGGCATTTACCTCTGAAAACATTTGTGACTTAATTAgaaacatttcaacaaaaataatatacagGAATAAACGCTGCAGAATTATTTACTTCACTCACTTATCATCCAAACTGTTTATCAATCTGTGTCATGGGGAGTTAATAACTACATACAAATCACATTCAAAAATGATACGCTCTTCCtattaacttgttttttttaaaaactgttgcttaggtcaaaaaaaaaaaaaaacaaaaaccaaaaaaaaaccaatgTGTATGAAATCTGGCCCCACATCTATAAATTCAggtcatacatttttttttttcactcattaTGTGTGTTGTACATGTGCCATAACAGCAAACCCTGATGTAATTTGTAGACCGTCCCTCGTCCCTAATCTCTCAAAGTGGCTCACAGAAATGAGAACTGATTTTCTTGGCTGTTGTCAGGTACAGTTTACACTTATTACAGTTAAAAGCAATTATACAAAGAAATACGAATATGTGAAAATGACCATGACCACTCATgaaacatggttctttacatgCATCACTTGCTAAAGTTGACTAAATAATGACCATGATCTGCTGGTGGGCTTGGTTACGCTCAGATAGAGAAGTGCTCCAACAGATCTTTAACCCCCCCCGCTGTGAATCCTTCTAACAAATTAAACCACGAAAATCACAACCTAATAACTAAAAGGTCTTCAGAAAAACCAAGCCCAGTGAtttgagtgtgggtgtgtccactcaacccccccccccaaaaccaCACCCCCTTACCTTGATAGGGCATActcaaaaatacttttttgaatAGTCCACTAAAACAGTTAAACCCTTAACAAATGTGCTCACTCACTTATAAAGGTCTTCCTCTTTAGCTTCTAAAAAGTTGACTGTGTATTTCACGGATTTGGCCATTAGGATTCGGATGTCGAACGTGTCCTGAAAGAAACATAAAGGATAAAACGGTCAATCAAGAAAGCTCCAAATCTTCAACCTTCAGTAAAACATCAATGAATAACGGGGACACAGTTGAAATGTGTAAGGCCTCCTGTCAAGCACTGAGCCACTGAAAATGTGAAGTCAGGCTCAGCTCTCGCTCAGAGGGTCTCTGCACTGCCTGTACCTGAATGCTGAGGAGTCGCCAGAACAGCGGCACCTACAGCCAGGCCAGTGCAGCTGCAGCTCACTGTTCCAGCAGAGTAACACCGCCTCAGGCACTAACACACGCCTGCAGAGCTGACTACTGCTGAAtcaaaacacactttaattTCTATAACTGTTCTTGTTTGCTATAACACTACAGGAACATTTTCTGGTAGGTTCAGCATTAGACGTTTAGAGGTAGTGAGTTTTACCTTGCTAATGCCTAAAAGGAGAACTGAACTGATTTTGCAtaatttcagtttaagatttaaacaaaatcattcagagtggtttgatttgaaattcaTTTGTtcgctgtagagaaacttaccaacttcTTTATCGTTGCACTGGTGAAAGGAAACAGGGGTACCAATGTCTATGGTTATTGCATTTACTATCCAATACCACCAATGAATGTGTCGGAGTTTGTATTTGTAAtgctgatggtaaaatagtctgaaaaaataagttaacctgaagaaataaatgtttttgccttacaatatattggtgtgtatatgtattgcacacacacacacacacacacacacacaaacacacgacACTAGCGCAACATGCcataacactgatgtagtggtggtgtgttggtgtgtgttgatctggtgcgagtggatcagacacagcagtactactggagtttttaaacacctcagtgctggactgagaatagaccaccgaccaaaatatccagccagcagcgtcctgtgaccactgacaaAGCACTAGAagatgatcaacacaaactgcagcagcagatgagctgtcgcctctgactttacatctacaaggtggactgacaaggtaggagtgtctaacagagcggaggccaaaagcttctcaaaaGCATCATAGAACTGCCACAGATATCAGGCAGTGGAATACATTCTATACTTTCTATGATAACTTTCTGGTGATTGTAACTTCCTCTGAGGGAGATTTAGAGGCACAAAACTTATAAAAGTTTGTTTTATATACCTGGCCCTACCTATCAGTACTAGGTGCAGCAGTTCATGCAGCAAATTTGCATCACTAAGCATTTTTTCAACCCTAGTTTTATCAAATGGTTCTATTATGTGTGACAGATATTCCTTATAAAATCACTTGTTCTCAAACATCAACAGCAGCAATCTGGCCTCTCTTTCCTCCCCAGTGCACATCCTACAGCACTGCACAGAACAAGCCTCATGCCCACACGCACTCTATTTAAACTCAGCCTCCACAGCCGGCCATTAAAACAGTGACTACatctgaaatttacacacaaagggTAGCATACGCAGGACATTTATTAGACTGAGACGGCACTGGGCAAACAGAATGACAGAGGAATTTAGCATGTAATCCAGTAGAACGTGTCTTGAAACCAAAGAGAATCTGAAATATGTTCAGTAATGAGACGAccaaaaatttttattttttacacaagaCGGTGGTTAAGCAGACACCAGTTTCCCTGCTCTCTTGTACTGCTCATCACTGATGTGTTCAAACATCACCAGCCAACtacagggttgccagattgggcagGATAAGCGAGATTAGCATTTAATGCTATCTGCATTGCTTATAAATAACATTACCTAATAATTTGTtagttttcattaaaacattttttagaaTAGTACAAAAATGCAAATTAGTCATTACTTTAAGtaaaaattgttttgtttttccccactcaatcattaaaataaaacatgttgaGATTTTTATTCTTGTAGAATAAATATTTAAGACAATAGTTGACCGATTTTTGGAAAATTTACATACATGACAGTTGCAGCTACTGGCCATTCATGCTGAGATGATGTGAACTCATCCTGTTTTATTGGACTTTAATGGCAAAGGTGAATGTGTGCGTCCCCACATTATCAGTAAAGGTAAATCAGCAATTATCAGTAAAGGTAAATCAGCAATGTACTGGGCTTTGAGGATGAAAACACCATTTCTTCACTTACCACTATGGGCTGTCTGAAGTACTCGTCTACAGCAGCTCCCCTCAGTGCAGACAGATCCACCCCGTGGAAAGATGGCTGatacctgacacacacacacacacacacacacacacacacacacacagtggaagACATTATAATGAGCATGTTTGACTGACATCCCTCTCTCCTATTCCTATTCTTCTACACAGCTGATTGTTGTTAATGTGTCGATTAACTAAAAACATTATCTTTTTATGTGGAGACAAATGAGGTAGCTTGACAGCCTATTGGGTTcttttgcttggttgttagctttggCTCTCTAATTCTCTCCGACTCGAACAGAAACTGTGAGGGAACAGTTCTGTTGAAGCTGTGTGGGCAGGACCACCTCTATTAGTCTTGGGATAGGTGAAAGTAAAGATTAATAGGACACACTTTTTTACAAATTGAGCGTCAACAACAGCAGGATTTACCTAActaggagagaaaaaaacaaaacaagacaaaacaaaaagccCCAGGGAACCCAAGTTAAGTGTTCTCTTGTCCAACAGAAcgttctctcattctttctcctcTAGGGGTGGAAAAGGTGCAATTCTGCCCTGATTTCTTGAACGCTACAATAGATTACAACTAATTATAATAACTTCAAGAAGTACTCTACTATTTGGCTAAAATAGAGTTAACGTTATTTTCaaacatgtatacatttttcagtgctAAAATAATCCAAGCTAACTGCAGTAAACTAAAATCTACACTTCTATTCTCCGCTCGAAGATTCTCACCAGAAGTTGGCCTTGGTGAACTGCTCCATGTAGAGCTGCTCGTCTGTGAAAGGGGCGAGATGGACGTCGGCAATGGTGGGAAACATTTTACCTGTGCAGAGCGGAAAAAAATATCGGCAAATTATTACAACGCTGCAAAACACATACTACATATGTTAACTCACATCTCTACCACTAACCATTAGGCTTGAGGAACTTCTTGGCGTGCAGGTAGCTCTCCAGCATCCTCTCATTAAACAGCATGTAGCCCATCGGCTCAGAGATGATAATGTCCACCTGCTCAGGTAAGGTCACCTCCTCCACTTTCCCTGGGATTACTATCACACGCTCTGTCAGTCTGTTACTGTTCACCAGCACCTATGCAGGAGCACACAGACAGTAATGATatacttttattaaaatatgaagCAGCTGAACTTAATCAGGGGAGGGAACAGTCAACATGATGCAACATCACAATGTTATATCATAATACAATGTCATGACGACTAATATTTGAAAACGTGTGATATACTAAGCACTGTGCTATGGAATATTAGTGTCACAATTTATTCCTTTTCAGTGTAAATTACTTGGCCAAAAGAAAATTGATGAAATTTACAATTTGCTTTCATGCGCAAAACAGAACTGTCAAGCAGACAAATCACTCAAGCTGCTTTTACATGCACAATAAATAAAGACTTTTAAAATAGGTTTCACCCATACATACTTAAATGCTTTTATCTTGGGAAGCATCAATACAGGAATTATGAGCTGGTGCTGACacctgatatttttcatgtacatactTGCTAACGCATTTACAAAATGTATCTACCTgcactgaaaaaacaaacaaaaaactgataTTTTATCAAATTGGCTAAAAattctgttcttccagaagacagtaaatgttgaaaaaaatctgtttgaaaaatctgtgaacgTCTCTCTGAtggcaaaattttaaaaaagaaaatctgtaaATGCTAACACATCTCCGATGCGGTCACATCCCCCTACTTTAGCCAGATCATTTTACAATAGCAAGTGACTGTAACAGTTAAGGTCTCACCCAGTTACTCAAACTGGTGTACGGTGGAAGTATTTATTTTGAATTCCAGTGCATGATAAGAGCATCACACTACACAGGCTAACAGTTCCTATCTATCAATCAACTTCATTCACCAGAACCCTTTATCTCAACAGGAAGACACTGTAATATCTCGATAATCAGGACAAAAAGTGCATTTTGGTAATGTATGTGTTTAACAATGcccttaaacaataaaaatatttataatattacaataaGAAGACTTGAGCGATTACATATTGATCCTATGATTAAAAATATTATACAGTACCAATATCCCCCCTACCTCGTCATATTGTGTGATTGGATAAATATCCCCCCGCCCCATTATAGAAATGATGTTTTTCACCAAAGAAAAATGTGCGACGAGTCGTACCTCTGCATGCTGAGCCATAGTGCTCGCCTCCACAGCATAAACTTTATGTGCGCCAGCCTGAGCTGCGAAAAAGGAGAGAATTCCCGAGCCACAGCCTACATCCAGCACAACCTACAGGCAGACAAGGGGGTTTTGAAGGGAAGACAATGAAtcagtaactaaataaatgaatgaataaataaataaactgtcaCCTGATCTGAAACTACCACACATCCAACATTAAGGATGTAAAGActtaaaaaacagtaaaacgtGAAACAGCAAATGGAGATGTTAAACTGACACTGATGAGCCCCGCACTCTCTTCTGAGGGTCTCACTTGACTCCCTTTCATAAAATCTAGGTATCTGGGGAGCCTATGAAAGTAAAGTGGGCGAGAAGGAGCAGGGCTTATTACATGGACTACAcacgaaagaaaaaaaaacaaaacaaaaaaaaaaacagcatcattTTAAATATCTTGGATAAAGTCTCCAAAAATAGAAGTGTCTGATGTTCAATTGAAGTCAGTAGGTGTTTGATGTTTCTCTTGCATTGCATCATACCTGGAAGTGATGTATGCAAGGGTGAACTAATTAAACCAGTACAGAAAATATAGTGCATGAAACTGCTAACATCAAATTTTATAGTGATTACACCCCCCGCATTTTTCATGGTATCTGGTGTATTTATATGATCCAAACCAATCTGTGCAGTGCAGAATTAGAGCTCAGAATCAAAACAAGatattttaaatcaaatcaaatattgaGCTCAATCAAAACATCAAATTCAACCTGGAAATATACACTGATACATTCCCGAAATGGTGAACAAAAAAAAGCCTCTTGGTATTTACctcatattttaaataaataagaaataagtaaataaataaggatGTCACTAGCTGAAATATAAAAAGGCAGCTATTCAGTATTATAGCTTTTCAGAATCAGCATCAGGATAAACACAAGCTTTTTGAAGAGACACAAACGACATTGCCTGGGTGCTGAAGGAGAAATCAACACAACTCAATCCAACCTATCTATCATTAAACCGTATACTCAGCAGAGCTGAGGCTGCAACTCAGCAGGAGTGAAAAGACGAGCTGTGATATCATGAAGAGCACATACAGTACAGGTCAACAGTATGAAAGCAAGCTGTAATTTTGCAACAGTATTTTTCAACTGACCAGAATATTCCAGTGGTGTATTGGTGCTGTATTTTAAGTCACACCAGCTTTTCGTCAGTGAAAAAAGGGCATTCATTTCAGTGGTCATTGTGAGCGGTTTCGCACTGTGGACTTGCACAAAGAACAAACATCACATCAAGTTAAAATTTGGTGAACTTTGATAAGTGAATTTGCTTCCTCAATCAGCAGCGCTACTGCTTATAGTATTTCTTCCTCACTACTCATAAACAAATCCACAGACTGAGAGACTGAATAATATGCATTATGTTAGGAAACTATCTGCAGGTAgaaatatatatacttttaaatGCGTAACAAGTAATCCAGCTTGCTAACTGCTAGGAAGCCTCTTTGGTGAAGTACTGCAGCCGAAAAATTCACACTACAACCACACCAGATATCTACAACTCTGTGCACTATGCTCTCACACGTATATCTGTATATAGctgcagaacaaaacctcgcgaAATGATAACGTTACAGGAGAAACAAGAACATTTTCGCatgtaatggaagttaatataAAAAGCCAGTATTTTTTCAGTATAAGTTTGGATTTTTATTGGTATGTTAAACACGAAATTTTAACATAAGTGAATACACTGGAAAGAAACTGCTTGTGCGCATCAGCACTGATATTATCGGGTATACCTGTGCAAACTTCTTGTGATTTTACTGTTTAGGGTATACCACTacaccaaaatgtttttttttttttttaatatttactcTGGTGTATTCCTACAccgtgaaaagtttgtatttgtaccttttcataacccattttaaaacagaaaaataaaacaaaaagcccggagacgagacggggtgtggagtcaatacaactcgGAAAATATAATTCCAATTTACAGTCATGTTCCCTGACCagaggtactgagatgtacccttgagagaaccaccccagtgacgagaggggcactgccccagtgacactTTACTACAATTACTTCTGGGAGTGTAGAGAAAAGCTTCCTTTGCGCTCTTTGGTGATAACAGTATCTCGAACTGATCAGCTTTAAATACTTCCACATGCCTAACATAACACAACAGATTGAGTTGAGGAGCACATGAATAGGGGAATCAGATGGATCTGATTAGAGGAGCAATAAACCTGCAGGAGAATCAGCAGGAGCTCAATTCACTAACAATCACTGCACACGTTCAGGCACAAACCCGTCTCTTCTGAATTCAACACATTTAACACGCTTTGAATCTAATAACCAAAAACATGGAAGGATAAACATTCGATCACGTGATACCTTATTCAAATACCTGAATAAGTGAACAGATGTTATGATGAGATTTAAAAtccatatatttaaataacctCCCCTGTCCACCAGGTCCATTTCAGACCAGGGGGAAACTCTGcctttacattattttcagATTCAGTTTTGCTTCCATACTTCCGTCTCGCAGCGTTAGAAGAAGTTGGGTCAGTACCTTGTCCTTGAAGTCAGTGTGGTTCTGTAGAATGGCTCGTTGATAGGTTCCAGTTCGAACGTAATCCTGCATCATGTTCTGCTGCTGAGAGAGGTAGCCATAGAACTGTAGAGCCCAAAaatgaagaaaggaaaagagaacagAATTTGAGCACGGATTAAAATCTACATTCTCAGTGAAGTGCTAGTGGCCAGTGACCTGAAGAACCTAATGTATATACCCATTTACATGCATGTTCTTAACCACTAAGAGCTTTTTTACATACACCCTTAataaagatggctcttcaagggttctttagtaaaggaaatggttctatatggaaccatgaacactcaaagaatcctttgcatgtTTAATGGGTTCGTGGCAtcctgaaaaggttcttcagtttgacagaaaatgcgctatagatggttctatatagaacctttttggaaagggttcttattattattatatagaaccattttcaaaaaagttctgcatagaaacatctacagcacattttccatcgatctgaagaacactttcaacTCTAAAGTACTCTTAACATGCCATGGGTTCTCTgatgttcttggttctatacagaacctttttttttttttttaaactaaagaacctttgaagaaccatcatttttaagagtagtTTTTAAAATCCAAAGTAGTTCAGGATCTGTGAAAGGCTCTGcaaagttattgttattgaatcggcctaattttttaaaaatatgcttgaTTAATCAACTTaaatcaatatattaatttactAACAGGGATGgacatttcagtcaaatttaaCTAAGATTTTCAGGgcattattcaaaaatatttcTAAACTCATCTCATGGTTCTTAAACATGACCTTTCATTTCTGATATTTTCGAACAAGTTCAGTTTTTCCGACCCAAAAAGTTCCCGAGTCCTGTAGTGTGCTGTATCTGAACAAGTGATTCAGGGAACCATCAAAGACAGAACAAGGCAAGTGGAGAAACAAAGGTAATGAGAGACCACAGACTGCAGAGACAGAGGAGCTGCTTATTAAGTTCAGGCAAATAATCTCTCTCTTCACAGTTTCAGGTCAGCAGCCAGTTCGTAGTTACAATTCTGTCAAGCTCCATCAGCATTTATTCAGCGTCCTTCAACAAACGTATTGTGTGTTGTACCTACTTTCTGCTACACCTAGTGTGTAGGACCTCATGGCAAAATAAGAGTCTGTTAAAGACCTAATTCTGTTAAGTGAGCAGTGTTCTCCGCTTTCAAAACCTGCTAGTTGTGTAATAGCTTAAATATATTATGTCTGCTTTTATCTGCCTTTTCAGTAACAATTTCTTTACAGGTACAcattcagacccacagtgttgagttgtcttctcacaatggaagaatggaccaaaaaaacaacaacaaacaaacaaataaacaaacaaaaaaacaacttgtgggttttttcagatctgaagcaaaagtgcttgactttctcctctctctctcaatgatgaaagtttttaacactgtttagctaacagggacagttttggtggtctaccaggtccttCGATGGTAGTTATGAGCCCCATTTATAATCTGATaatttttttaactccagttttagaaaccCATTTgatttcctttgactttctatatgcaagtggattatcttgtatTTATTCTCCAattaaatatttcctgaaatgtctgaaaaacaaataactgaaAACCAAATGAAGTGTTGAACATTTACCATCACAACTTGGAGATAGCAATGACAAATCCATTGAATCACTTAAATCACAAGGAGGCTGTGTATGTTTGTGGAACCAGATGGACACACCTGAAAGTACTGAACGGCCGACGACTCCTCCGTCCTCTCGCTGAAGACCGAGCATTCGTTGAGGTGTCCGCGACAGTTCTTCAGAAGGTTATAAAATGATGAGAAATCTGCAATGTACCAAAACAACATCAGGCAGCAGGTCAGCTGGTTATTCTTAGTATAAAAGTTTTGTACGTGGTGTTTTGGTTATATGGGTCAGAATTATGGTTTTCATGATCCCATACAAACGTacaaacattatatatacatatatgtatagcTCTCCAGGACACCAGGCAGTGCTGGCGACGCTGGCGGCTCTAGAGTGTCTTATGGGACACGAGGAGGTGCTATCGACGTGGGCGGTGCTGGGGTGCTCTCTGGGACACCTTCAGGACATCGGGCAGTGCCCAGGCATCGGGCTGTAGCAGCCACTTTGGCCAAGGGAAGACCTCCTCCTCTCCAGGCCCACCTCACCACCTGGCCACGGTGAGAAACGACAGGGCTCAGGAACATGCTGTGAGGGGGTGGGACTCCGACCACCCCGGCTCGTGCAGCAGAACAAAGAACGGGGTGTATCCAAACTAGCGTGGGGGGGTAGAGGGCTTCCACTGTGCTGTGCCGCTCGTCCTCCAGTGGGAGAAGTGGCAGGTCCACGAAGGTCGGGAGGATGTGAACAGGCTGCGACACAGAAATGTCGACCTCTTCAGGCCCAAAGTCCCACTCCACACTGTCGTCGTCCTAGTCCTCGAGgagcacacagcagcagcaaagcTGCTCCTTCCCACTGGTGCAGTCCTCAGCAAGGTGCTTCTTCCCGAAACACCATGTGCACCAACCCTTTCTCTCCATGGGTGTCGGGACCGGTAAGATCGCCCAGCTCACTCACTGCTCGTTGAACAAGCCAGCCAGCTGGCTGCTCCAGACCCAATAAAGGCAGTTCAGAGAGTCAATGGGGGTGTGGGTAGGTAGCTTGCTCTGCTGTCCTTGCTTTCTTCCctctctgcattttttttttttttggtaagcGAAACCAAACAAAATATAGCTAACGTCACTCACACAGGAGCTGCAGTGTGCCTCCGAGTCCTGCTTGGTGCTCAGTCACAAGACACGCCCAGAAAGGGGCGGTGCTATATATAGCGGTATGTAAGGtttaaatatattcataaaTAAAGGCACCAAAGCTAGTACACAACTGAATTAAAATCAGTGACAAGTTTTACAGTTAACTGTTATCTGCCATTATCTGAGTGTCCCTGGGAAGTGAAATCAGGATGGGGACGTGAGACTGGGCTTCACAATGCAAAATGATGCTGATGCAGCATTTTGT
This window harbors:
- the carm1 gene encoding histone-arginine methyltransferase CARM1 isoform X4; this translates as MAVSVFPGVRLLSIGDAKGDIQRHSEQQPLRLEVKTTQDAALLNLSNSEEASVFKCSVSRETECSRVGKQSFIITLGCNSVLLQFASPTDFSSFYNLLKNCRGHLNECSVFSERTEESSAVQYFQFYGYLSQQQNMMQDYVRTGTYQRAILQNHTDFKDKVVLDVGCGSGILSFFAAQAGAHKVYAVEASTMAQHAEVLVNSNRLTERVIVIPGKVEEVTLPEQVDIIISEPMGYMLFNERMLESYLHAKKFLKPNGKMFPTIADVHLAPFTDEQLYMEQFTKANFWYQPSFHGVDLSALRGAAVDEYFRQPIVDTFDIRILMAKSVKYTVNFLEAKEEDLYKIEIPFKFHMMHSGLVHGLAFWFDVAFMGSVMTVWLSTAPTEPLTHWYQVRCLLQSPLFAKAGDTMSGTALLIANKRQSYDISIVAQVDQTGSKSSNLLDLKNPFFRYTGTTPNPPPGSHYTSPSENMWNSGGAYSMSQGMAVSGMPAAYDLSTVIGGSGSTVSHNNLIPLGTDTHALNTGIVNHTHSRMGSIMSTGIVQGSRNTQLD
- the carm1 gene encoding histone-arginine methyltransferase CARM1 isoform X3; this encodes MAVSVFPGVRLLSIGDAKGDIQRHSEQQPLRLEVKTTQDAALLNLSNSEEASVFKCSVSRETECSRVGKQSFIITLGCNSVLLQFASPTDFSSFYNLLKNCRGHLNECSVFSERTEESSAVQYFQFYGYLSQQQNMMQDYVRTGTYQRAILQNHTDFKDKVVLDVGCGSGILSFFAAQAGAHKVYAVEASTMAQHAEVLVNSNRLTERVIVIPGKVEEVTLPEQVDIIISEPMGYMLFNERMLESYLHAKKFLKPNGKMFPTIADVHLAPFTDEQLYMEQFTKANFWYQPSFHGVDLSALRGAAVDEYFRQPIVDTFDIRILMAKSVKYTVNFLEAKEEDLYKIEIPFKFHMMHSGLVHGLAFWFDVAFMGSVMTVWLSTAPTEPLTHWYQVRCLLQSPLFAKAGDTMSGTALLIANKRQSYDISIVAQVDQTGSKSSNLLDLKNPFFRYTGTTPNPPPGSHYTSPSENMWNSGGAYSMSQGMAVSGMPAAYDLSTVIGGSGSTVSHNNLIPLGTDTHALNTGIVNHTHSRMGSIMSTGIVQAGSRNTQLD